Proteins encoded together in one Clostridium felsineum DSM 794 window:
- a CDS encoding putative quinol monooxygenase, producing MIVRVVNIKCVIGMEKKLKLMGRENLVPINKEAGCVEAYFLEPSIEDENPFFGVISVWKDTDVLNCMKNSENYRSLTQELAPFVESVTDNVYVISLKV from the coding sequence ATGATTGTTCGAGTTGTTAATATAAAATGTGTTATAGGAATGGAGAAGAAACTAAAGTTGATGGGGCGAGAAAATCTTGTGCCTATTAATAAAGAGGCTGGATGTGTTGAAGCGTACTTCTTAGAACCTAGCATTGAAGATGAAAATCCCTTTTTTGGTGTTATTAGCGTATGGAAAGATACGGATGTACTCAATTGTATGAAAAATAGTGAGAATTATCGTTCGTTGACTCAAGAATTAGCTCCTTTCGTTGAATCAGTAACAGATAATGTATATGTTATATCACTGAAGGTTTAA